A segment of the Candidatus Neomarinimicrobiota bacterium genome:
ACCCGCTGGGTCGCCTTGATGAAGTCCTCCTCCCGGGCCTGGAAGATATTGTCCACATACTTCTGCGGGTTGCGGTCCACCAGGGGGAACCAGGTGCTCTGCACCTGGACCATGATCCAGTGACCTTTCTGGAACGTGTGGAGCACGTCTTGGAGTTCGAAGG
Coding sequences within it:
- a CDS encoding CocE/NonD family hydrolase C-terminal non-catalytic domain-containing protein, coding for FELQDVLHTFQKGHWIMVQVQSTWFPLVDRNPQKYVDNIFQAREEDFIKATQRVYRSLKHPSRLQVGVLPVDEY